A genomic window from Scomber scombrus chromosome 18, fScoSco1.1, whole genome shotgun sequence includes:
- the ypel3 gene encoding protein yippee-like 3, translating into MVKLTKAKTFQAYLDSCHRRYSCVHCRAHLANHDDLISKSFQGSQGRAYLFNSVVNVGCGPAEERLLLTGLHAVADIYCENCHTTLGWKYEQAFELSQKYKEGKYIIELSHMIKDNGWD; encoded by the exons ATGGTGAAGTTGACAAAGGCCAAAACGTTCCAGGCTTACCTGGACTCGTGCCACCGTCGCTACAGCTGTGTGCACTGCCGCGCCCATCTGGCCAACCATGACGATCTTATTTCCAAG TCTTTCCAAGGCAGTCAGGGCCGGGCCTACCTCTTCAACTCTGT GGTGAACGTTGGCTGTGGTCCTGCGGAGGAGAGGCTGCTGCTCACAGGACTTCACGCCGTGGCCGATATCTACTGTGAAAACTGCCACACCACGCTGGGCTGGAAATAT GAACAGGCCTTTGAGCTGAGTCAGAAGTACAAGGAAGGGAAGTACATCATCGAGCTGTCCCACATGATAAAGGACAACGGCTGGGACTGA
- the gdpd3a gene encoding lysophospholipase D GDPD3a — MSSFFYYILPALGGYTLTSMYLLKNPHILHRKKRTAFFARHISHRGGCGERLESTIEAFTNAVEEGTDMLEMDCFMTRDGHVVVSHDKNLLRLTGHDVSISSLNFQDLPLYKERLPVLFYTGHYSTGTDRKFTLLEDVYRKFPRVAATIEIKEKNSQLIHKVSDLTKRYNREDITVWASESSSIMNECCKMNNSMPHGFSLNRGVLLLLLFYSGLLPFVQLKEDLLQFYLMSIFNRTYIAERPILRNRLFIYLVEKITMRKSLFKHLEDRGIQVHLFVCNTDEDIKAALDLGATGVMTDYPTLLSDYFRRNRNQE, encoded by the exons ATGAGCAGTTTTTTCTACTACATCCTCCCGGCGCTGGGAGGATACACGCTCACCTCGATGTACCTGCTGAAGAACCCCCACATTCTCCACAGGAAGAAACGCACAGCCTTCTTTGCCAGACACATCTCACACAGAGGAG GATGCGGAGAGAGATTAGAAAGCACCATAGAGGCGTTCACAAA TGCGGTGGAGGAGGGCACAGACATGCTGGAGATGGACTGTTTCATGACACGTGACGGGCATGTGGTAGTGTCACATGATAAGAATCTGTTGAGGCTGACTGGCCACGACGTCTCCATCTCCTCACTCAATTTTCAG GATTTGCCTTTGTATAAGGAAAGACTGCCAGTGTTATTTTATACAG GTCACTACAGCACTGGTACAGACAGGAAGTTTACTTTGCTGGAGGACGTGTATAGGAAGTTCCCCAGGGTTGCTGCTACCATTGAGATCAAAGAGAAGAACAGTCAGCTGATACACAAG GTGTCTGATCTGACTAAACGCTACAACAGGGAGGACATCACCGTCTGGGCCTCTGAGAGCTCCAGCATCATGAACGAATGCTGCAAAATG AACAACTCCATGCCGCATGGTTTCAGTCTAAACCGAGGcgtgctgcttctgctgctcttCTACAGTGGCCTGCTACCCTTTGTGCAACTGAAAGAAGATTTATTGCAGTTCTACCTGATGAGCATCTTCAACAG GACATACATTGCTGAGAGACCAATCTTGAGGAACAGACTCTTCATCTATTTGGTAGAAAA AATAACTATGAGGAAGAGTCTCTTTAAGCACCTAGAAGACCGTGGAATTCAG gtgcatttgtttgtgtgcaacACAGACGAAGACATAAAGGCAGCGCTTGACCTCGGGGCCACAGGAGTGATGACTGACTACCCAACTCTTCTTTCAGATTATTTTCGCAGAAATAGAAATCAGGAGTGA
- the mapk3 gene encoding mitogen-activated protein kinase 3 — protein MADTSSTAAAGAAGSNSAAAAGPTGTEGAPGAAGAKTPAESVKGQIFDVGPRYTNLSYIGEGAYGMVCSAMDNVTSQRVAIKKISPFEHQTYCQRTLREIKILLRFHHENIIGINDILRARHIDNMRDVYIVQTLMETDLYKLLKSQRLSNDHVCYFLYQILRGLKYIHSANVLHRDLKPSNLLINTTCDLKICDFGLARIADPEHDHTGFLTEYVATRWYRAPEIMLNSKGYSKSIDIWSVGCILAEMLSNKPIFPGKHYLDQLNHILGVLGSPSQEDLNCIINMKARNYLQSLPEKPKIPWEKLFYKADSKALDLLGRMLTFNPIKRISVEEALAHPYLEQYYDPTDEPVAEEPFTFSMELDDLPKEKLKELIFEETARFQETYQGS, from the exons ATGGCGGATACGAGCAGCACCGCGGCGGCCGGGGCCGCAGGCTCCAACAGCGCTGCTGCTGCCGGGCCGACGGGCACCGAAGGAGCGCCCGGGGCTGCGGGGGCCAAGACACCGGCCGAGTCCGTGAAGGGCCAGATCTTTGACGTGGGCCCCCGCTACACGAACCTATCGTACATCGGGGAGGGGGCGTACGGAATGGTTTG CTCTGCTATGGACAACGTGACAAGCCAGCGCGTAGCCATCAAGAAAATCAGCCCGTTTGAGCATCAGACGTACTGCCAGCGCACGCTGAGGGAAATCAAGATCCTGCTGCGTTTCCACCATGAGAATATCATCGGCATCAACGACATTCTCAGGGCACGACACATTGACAACATGAGGGATGT CTACATCGTGCAGACTCTGATGGAGACAGACCTGTACAAGCTGCTGAAGAGCCAGAGGCTGAGCAACGACCACGTATGCTACTTCCTCTACCAGATCCTGAGAGGCCTCAAGTACATTCACTCAGCCAACGTGTTGCACCGTGACCTCAAGCCCtccaacctgctcatcaacACCACCTGTGACCTCAAG ATTTGTGACTTTGGCCTGGCACGGATAGCTGACCCTGAGCACGACCACACAGGTTTCTTGACTGAGTACGTGGCTACACGTTGGTACAGGGCTCCAGAAATCATGCTCAACTCAAAG GGCTACTCTAAGTCCATCGACATCTGGTCAGTGGGCTGCATCCTGGCTGAGATGTTGTCCAACAAGCCCATCTTCCCTGGGAAACACTACTTGGACCAGCTCAACCACATACTGG GCGTCCTCGGCTCTCCATCTCAAGAGGATCTGAACTGCATTATCAACATGAAGGCGAGGAACTACCTGCAGTCCCTGCCCGAGAAACCCAAGATCCCCTGGGAGAAGCTCTTCTACAAGGCAGACTCAAAAG CTCTGGACCTGCTTGGCCGCATGTTGACCTTTAACCCCATCAAGCGCATCAGCGTTGAGGAGGCCTTGGCTCATCCTTACCTGGAGCAGTATTACGATCCCACAGATGAG ccagtAGCAGAGGAGCCTTTCACTTTCTCCATGGAACTCGACGACCTTCCCAAGGAGAAGCTGAAGGAACTGATCTTCGAGGAAACGGCTCGTTTCCAGGAGACTTACCAAGGCTCCTGA
- the nudt9 gene encoding ADP-ribose pyrophosphatase, mitochondrial: MVHFILRRNWIGRVHLALTLFGLPYTVCSSGVRPAVSCLPGHPFRTSQTIRPISTSYCNRYVTSVQKMPSSAAPHITSRCAQYPGSKIKRFPVPDDKVDWSQDWPLYDPVCYTSPSVANKPVWADPDIGAFSPQFNAVDGNVDRTSFEGSYTVENGKPLNPHGRTGLSCRGLLGRWGPNHAADPIVTRWKIDAKGAKINHSVSKRPILQFVSIKRRDCGEWAIPGGMVDPGEQVSLTLQREFSEEALNSLAVPETKKAEIHERITKLFKSSGFQVYKGYVDDPRNTDNAWMETVAVNFHDDTGDSVSELPLQAGDDAGQVQWVDVDSSFPLYANHSHFLELVSKERKAHW, from the exons ATGGTACATTTCATTCTGCGACGGAACTGGATCGGCCGCGTTCATCTAGCGCTCACCCTCTTCGGACTTCCGTACACCGTATGCAGCTCCGGAGTTAG gcctGCCGTCTCCTGCTTGCCTGGTCATCCATTCAGAACCAGTCAAACCATCAGACCCATCAGTACCAGTTACTGTAACCGCTACGTGACAAGTGTTCAAAAAATGCCCTCCTCAGCAGCGCCTCACATTACATCAAGATGTGCCCAATATCCAGGGTCCAAAATCAAACGCTTCCCTGTGCCTGATGACAAGGTGGACTGGAGTCAGGACTGGCCGCTGTATGATCCAGTCTGCTACACCAGTCCTTCAGTGGCAAATAAGCCAGTATGGGCGGACCCTGATATTGG CGCTTTCTCTCCACAATTCAACGCTGTGGACGGTAATGTGGACAGAACGAGCTTTGAGGGCAGCTACACAGTGGAAAATGGAAAGCCGCT AAATCCTCACGGACGCACAGGCTTGTCTTGTAGAGGTTTGCTGGGACGATGGGGACCCAATCATGCAGCAGATCCCATTGTCACCAG GTGGAAAATCGATGCCAAAGGAGCAAAAATAAATCACTCAGTCTCCAAACGGCCGATCCTGCAGTTTGTGTCCATCAAGAGGAGAGACTGCGGGGAGTGGGCCATTCCTGGG GGGATGGTGGATCCAGGGGAGCAGGTTTCTCTCACGCTGCAGAGGGAGTTTTCGGAAGAAGCATTGAATTCGCTGGCAGTCCCGGAAACAAAGAAAGCGGAAATCCATGAACGCATCACCAAACTCTTCAAATCGTCAGGGTTTCAG GTCTATAAAGGCTACGTGGATGATCCCAGAAACACTGACAATGCTTGGATGGAGACTGTGGCTGTCAACTTCCACGATGATACAG GCGACAGCGTGAGTGAGCTGCCGTTGCAAGCTGGCGATGACGCAGGACAAGTCCAGTGGGTTGATGTTGACTCGTCCTTCCCCCTCTATGCGAATCATTCTCATTTCCTGGAGTTGGTTTCCAAAGAGAGGAAAGCACATTGGTAA